The following coding sequences are from one Capsicum annuum cultivar UCD-10X-F1 chromosome 3, UCD10Xv1.1, whole genome shotgun sequence window:
- the LOC107864442 gene encoding pirin-like protein isoform X2 encodes MSMSSMFSRPRLVVKKVLARAQNEGDGAIVRRSIGRPELQNLDPFLMLDEFNGKKKNQFYPVDLVEGAFTHQDFAGHKGTIRTGDVQWMTAGRGIVHSEMPAGPGSHMGLQLWINLSSKDKMTEPRYQELLHGNIPKAERDGVSVTILAGESMGVKSQIFTRTPTMYLDFTLKSASEHHQPIPESWNAFVYIVEGEGAFGSPDSTPTPAHHCLVLGSGEGLSVWNKSSKPLRFVLIGGQPINEPVVQYGPFVMNTKTEVMQAYQDYQLGKNGFERSRHWYSK; translated from the exons ATGTCTATGTCTTCTATGTTTAGTAGACCAAGATTGGTTGTTAAGAAAGTTTTGGCTAGAGCTCAAAATGAAGGTGATGGTGCTATTGTTAGGAGAAGCATTGGAAg gcCTGAATTGCAGAATCTTGATCCATTCCTCATGTTAGATGAGTTTAATG gtaaaaaaaaaaatcagttttatcccgtggatttagtcgag gGAGCTTTTACTCATCAAGATTTTGCTGGTCACAAGGGTACAATCAGAACTGGTGATGTTCAG TGGATGACAGCAGGGAGAGGTATAGTGCACTCAGAAATGCCTGCTGGACCAGGTTCTCATATGGGCTTACAACTTTGGATAAATCTATCTTCCAAGGATAAAAT GACTGAGCCAAGGTATCAAGAACTGCTACACGGAAACATACCGAAGGCAGAAAGGGATGGCGTTTCAGTCACTATTTTAGCAGGGGAATCCATGGGCGTAAAGTCTCAAATTTTTACACGAACACCTACAATGTACCTTGATTTCACCCTAAAATCGGCTTCTGAGCATCACCAACCGATCCCCGAGTCATGGAATGCCTTCGTCTACATAGTCGAAGGAGAAGGTGCATTTGGTTCTCCGGATTCAACGCCTACACCGGCTCACCATTGCTTGGTTTTAGGCTCTGGTGAAGGCCTAAGTGTGTGGAACAAATCTTCAAAGCCATTGAGATTTGTTCTGATAGGAGGGCAGCCGATTAACGAGCCGGTCGTGCAGTATGGTCCATTTGTTATGAACACTAAGACTGAGGTTATGCAGGCTTATCAAGATTATCAGCTTGgaaaaaatggatttgaaaggtCAAGGCACTGGTATTCTAAATAA
- the LOC107864440 gene encoding metacaspase-4 → MAKKAVLIGINYPGTKAELRGCINDVKRMYNCLLNRYGFAEEDITVLIDTDDSYTQPTGRNIRKAFSDLVGSAESGDVLFLHYSGHGTRLPAETGEEDDTGYDECIVPCDMNLITDDDFRELVDKVPEGCRITIVSDSCHSGGLIDKAKEQIGESHKQGDDDEGHGSGFGFKNFLRRNVEDAFESRGIHLPHRHHHREEEENFAESSVLETEDGNQVHVKSKSLPLSTLIEILKQKTGKEDIDVGKLRPTLFDVFGEDASPKVKKFMKVILYKLQKKNEDGEGGGFMGMVGNLAQEFLKQKLDENDESYAKPAMETHVEGKQEVYAGSGNRGLPDSGILISGCQTDQTSADATPAGGESYGALSNAIQEILAESDGPVTNEELVRKARKKMARQGFTQRPGLYCDDYHVDAPFVC, encoded by the exons atggcAAAAAAAGCAGTGTTAATTGGAATCAATTATCCAGGAACAAAAGCAGAACTAAGAGGTTGTATTAACGATGTTAAACGAATGTACAATTGTTTGCTAAACCGTTATGGTTTTGCAGAGGAAGACATAACTGTTCTTATAGATACAGATGATTCTTACACACAACCAACTGGTCGGAACATACGTAAAGCTTTTTCTGATCTTGTTGGATCTGCTGAATCAGGTGATGTTTTGTTTTTACATTATAGTGGACATGGTACGAGGTTGCCTGCTGAAACTGGGGAAGAAGATGATACTGGTTATGATGAATGTATTGTTCCTTGTGATATGAATCTTATTACAG ATGATGATTTTAGAGAGCTCGTGGACAAAGTTCCTGAAGGTTGTCGGATCACAATTGTATCCGACTCATGCCACAGTGGCGGTCTCATTGACAAAGCTAAAGAGCAGATAGGGGAGAGCCACAAGCAAGGCGATGATGATGAAGGCCATGGATCTGGTTTTGGGTTCAAGAATTTCTTACGTCGAAATGTTGAAGATGCATTTGAATCCCGGGGTATCCACCTTCCACATCGCCACCACCACCGTGAGGAAGAGGAGAATTTCGCAGAGAGTAGTGTGCTTGAGACAGAAGACGGGAATCAAGTCCATGTGAAGAGCAAGTCCTTGCCTCTTTCCACCCTCATCGAGATACTTAAGCAGAAAACCGGTAAGGAGGACATTGATGTTGGGAAACTCAGGCCGACACTCTTTGATGTCTTTGGTGAAGATGCAAGTCCTAAGGTGAAGAAATTCATGAAGGTAATCTTgtacaaactacagaagaaaaaCGAGGATGGTGAAGGTGGTGGGTTCATGGGTATGGTTGGTAACTTGGCTCAAGAGTTTCTGAAACAGAAACTTGATGAAAATGACGAGAGCTATGCAAAGCCGGCTATGGAAACACACGTTGAAGGTAAGCAGGAGGTCTATGCCGGTTCTGGCAATAGAGGTCTTCCGGACAGTGGCATTCTCATCAGTGGGTGCCAAACAGACCAAACATCTGCCGATGCCACCCCTGCAGGCGGAGAATCTTATGGCGCTCTAAGCAACGCAATTCAGGAAATCCTGGCTGAATCAGATGGTCCAGTCACCAATGAAGAACTTGTTAGAAAGGCTAGGAAAAAGATGGCGAGACAAGGCTTCACGCAACGTCCAGGCCTCTACTGCGATGATTATCACGTTGATGCTCCTTTCGTGTGTTGA
- the LOC107864445 gene encoding uncharacterized protein LOC107864445, with the protein MSILWEKSGTWRWLVRKTKESKPFFIGFATVCGVVPGIIGFCVMSATNTRNPELEAKLRQNARPETLMMGKVNKERLAEYLGELQRKENTNDRYVAALKGETMTRKPYQRIQPVPNANDTEAKKEQK; encoded by the exons atgtcgATTCTATGGGAGAAGAGTGGAACATGGCGATGGTTAGTGAGGAAAACGAAGGAATCGAAGCCGTTCTTCATCGGATTTGCTACCGTATGCGGCGTTGTTCCGGGGATTATTGGCTTCTGCGTTATGTCTGCTACTAATACTCGTAATCCTGAACTTGAAGCTAAACTACGGCAGAATGCTCGACCTGAAACCCTA ATGATGGGTAAAGTTAATAAAGAGAGATTGGCTGAGTACCTCGGCGAACTCCAGAGAAAGGAGAACACAAATGACAGATATGTTGCAGCTCTAAAGGGCGAAACAATGACAAGGAAACCTTACCAAAGAATTCAACCAGTCCCAAATGCTAATGATACTGAAGCAAAGAAAGAACAAAAGTAG
- the LOC107864443 gene encoding ras-related protein RABA5e has protein sequence MDSSDDEGEEYLFKIVIIGDSAVGKSNLLTRYSRNEFNLHSKATIGVEFQTQTLEIDGKEVKAQIWDTAGQERFRAVTSAYYRGAFGALLVYDISRRTTFDSIPRWLDELKTHSDTTVTRMLVGNKCDLENIRAVSIEEGKSLAESEGMFFMETSALDSTNVNQAFEIVIREIYNSVSRKVLNSDSYKAELSVNRVSLVNDGTDGSKKNKGYSCCSR, from the exons atggACTCATCGGATGATGAAGGTGAGGAGTACCTTTTCAAGATTGTTATCATAGGTGATTCAGCAGTAGGCAAATCTAATTTGCTtacaagatattcaagaaatgAGTTTAATTTGCATTCAAAAGCAACTATTGGAGTTGAGTTTCAGACCCAAACACTTGAAATTGATGGTAAAGAAGTTAAAGCACAGATTTGGGATACTGCTGGTCAAGAAAGGTTTAGAGCTGTTACTTCTGCTTATTATAGAGGTGCTTTTGGTGCTCTTCTTGTTTATGATATTTCAAGAAGGACCACTTTTGATAGCATACCTAGGTGGCTTGATGAACTTAAAA CTCATTCTGATACTACGGTTACAAGGATGCTCGTGGGAAACAAATGCGACTTGGAGAACATAAGGGCTGTGAGCATAGAAGAAGGCAAAAGCCTGGCAGAATCTGAAGGAATGTTCTTCATGGAGACATCTGCCCTCGATTCAACAAACGTAAACCAGGCTTTCGAGATTGTGATTCGAGAGATCTATAATAGTGTTAGCAGAAAGGTTTTGAATTCTGACTCGTATAAAGCGGAATTATCTGTCAACAGAGTTAGCCTGGTCAATGATGGTACCGATGGATCGAAAAAAAATAAGGGCTATTCTTGTTGTTCTAGGTGA
- the LOC107864442 gene encoding pirin-like protein isoform X1, with protein sequence MSMSSMFSRPRLVVKKVLARAQNEGDGAIVRRSIGRPELQNLDPFLMLDEFNVSPPAGFPDHPHRGFETVTYMLQGAFTHQDFAGHKGTIRTGDVQWMTAGRGIVHSEMPAGPGSHMGLQLWINLSSKDKMTEPRYQELLHGNIPKAERDGVSVTILAGESMGVKSQIFTRTPTMYLDFTLKSASEHHQPIPESWNAFVYIVEGEGAFGSPDSTPTPAHHCLVLGSGEGLSVWNKSSKPLRFVLIGGQPINEPVVQYGPFVMNTKTEVMQAYQDYQLGKNGFERSRHWYSK encoded by the exons ATGTCTATGTCTTCTATGTTTAGTAGACCAAGATTGGTTGTTAAGAAAGTTTTGGCTAGAGCTCAAAATGAAGGTGATGGTGCTATTGTTAGGAGAAGCATTGGAAg gcCTGAATTGCAGAATCTTGATCCATTCCTCATGTTAGATGAGTTTAATG TCTCACCGCCTGCTGGCTTTCCTGACCATCCACACAGAGGTTTTGAAACTGTTACTTACATGTTgcag gGAGCTTTTACTCATCAAGATTTTGCTGGTCACAAGGGTACAATCAGAACTGGTGATGTTCAG TGGATGACAGCAGGGAGAGGTATAGTGCACTCAGAAATGCCTGCTGGACCAGGTTCTCATATGGGCTTACAACTTTGGATAAATCTATCTTCCAAGGATAAAAT GACTGAGCCAAGGTATCAAGAACTGCTACACGGAAACATACCGAAGGCAGAAAGGGATGGCGTTTCAGTCACTATTTTAGCAGGGGAATCCATGGGCGTAAAGTCTCAAATTTTTACACGAACACCTACAATGTACCTTGATTTCACCCTAAAATCGGCTTCTGAGCATCACCAACCGATCCCCGAGTCATGGAATGCCTTCGTCTACATAGTCGAAGGAGAAGGTGCATTTGGTTCTCCGGATTCAACGCCTACACCGGCTCACCATTGCTTGGTTTTAGGCTCTGGTGAAGGCCTAAGTGTGTGGAACAAATCTTCAAAGCCATTGAGATTTGTTCTGATAGGAGGGCAGCCGATTAACGAGCCGGTCGTGCAGTATGGTCCATTTGTTATGAACACTAAGACTGAGGTTATGCAGGCTTATCAAGATTATCAGCTTGgaaaaaatggatttgaaaggtCAAGGCACTGGTATTCTAAATAA